The following are encoded together in the Borrelia coriaceae genome:
- a CDS encoding variable large family protein: MNINIKNIRLKSICATLFISLFLSCNNGIEELQKQNQSILSISNLRQNFLDVFASFGEMFTDTLGIKSDTKKSEIGKCFTKIIETMKTVKEQLTSEVVKNEHYSKVKKEVEKFVEKLVTIEKGAEEAFSGFKDSTGKLGDIKKAADSSTGADATSVGNLVKGIRTIVEVVLEKEGDGTKDVTKATSNDKQEIGKLFGDNTTNGGAEAKHIAAAGASIGAVTGADILKAIANSSSDKVDVKAKEAKDAAGLAMAKCDSGGTTDLDSATKKDAVMSAGIALRAMAKGGNIFVKSADSGKDTEVGGAQGVAVSAVNKTLNTLIIAIRNTVDNGLRKINDVLATVKQEDKSEDTTNTADITASGQK; this comes from the coding sequence ATGAATATAAATATTAAAAATATTAGATTAAAAAGTATTTGTGCAACATTATTTATCTCTTTGTTCCTTTCTTGTAATAATGGAATAGAAGAACTTCAAAAACAAAATCAGTCTATACTCTCCATATCTAATTTAAGACAAAACTTCTTAGATGTTTTTGCTTCTTTTGGTGAGATGTTTACTGATACTTTAGGAATTAAATCGGATACTAAAAAATCAGAGATTGGAAAGTGTTTCACTAAAATAATAGAGACTATGAAAACAGTTAAAGAGCAATTGACATCTGAAGTTGTTAAGAATGAACACTATTCAAAAGTGAAAAAAGAGGTTGAGAAATTTGTTGAAAAATTAGTAACAATAGAAAAGGGCGCTGAGGAAGCATTTAGTGGTTTTAAAGATTCTACTGGTAAATTAGGAGATATAAAAAAAGCTGCTGATAGTAGCACAGGAGCAGATGCAACTAGTGTAGGGAACTTAGTTAAAGGAATAAGAACTATAGTTGAAGTGGTACTGGAAAAAGAAGGTGATGGAACAAAAGATGTGACTAAAGCTACTTCTAATGACAAGCAAGAAATAGGAAAATTATTTGGGGATAATACTACTAATGGAGGAGCAGAAGCTAAACATATAGCAGCGGCAGGTGCATCTATAGGTGCAGTTACTGGCGCTGATATACTTAAAGCTATAGCTAATTCTAGTAGTGATAAAGTAGATGTTAAAGCAAAAGAGGCCAAAGATGCAGCAGGGCTTGCAATGGCTAAATGTGATTCCGGTGGGACTACTGATTTAGATTCAGCAACAAAAAAAGACGCAGTAATGTCAGCTGGTATTGCTTTAAGAGCTATGGCCAAGGGTGGTAATATTTTTGTAAAGAGTGCTGATTCTGGAAAAGACACTGAAGTTGGGGGAGCTCAGGGTGTAGCAGTAAGTGCAGTAAATAAGACATTAAATACTTTAATAATAGCAATAAGAAATACTGTTGATAATGGTTTAAGAAAGATAAATGATGTTCTTGCTACGGTTAAACAAGAAGATAAATCTGAAGATACTACTAATACAGCAGACATAACAGCTAGTGGACAAAAATAA